A genomic stretch from Sphingobacterium sp. ML3W includes:
- a CDS encoding aminoacetone oxidase family FAD-binding enzyme, whose amino-acid sequence MYDAIIIGGGACGLMCAAQAGLLGKKTLLLERNDKVGAKILISGGGRCNYTNTGTTTANFISENPDFLHGIFKQWTVEDTIVFFEAYGIKGQEKTLGQLFPETNKAKDIVAIFSKILYETEQDIALNTLVKSVEKSANGFIVQVENSKGEYRYETKKLVIASGGLPVQKLGASDFGLRVAKQFGLEIVKTAPALVPLTITGKDADWYTSLAGNSVFSKVSTANMSFEENILFTHWGLSGPAILQISSYWKPGQEITIDLLPNFNLEQLIKEERQQGGKRLVSQLLNDYFSRKLVDALGKFLTLDIKIASLSKADAKSIVDTVHRFKVKPAGDKGYDKAEVMRGGVATAELRGKTLESKKIPGLYFGGETVDVTGWLGGYNFQWAWASGYAIAQAI is encoded by the coding sequence ATATACGATGCTATTATCATTGGTGGTGGTGCCTGTGGTTTAATGTGCGCAGCACAAGCAGGATTGCTGGGAAAGAAAACGTTGCTATTGGAGCGTAATGATAAGGTAGGAGCAAAGATCTTGATTTCAGGTGGTGGAAGATGTAATTACACAAATACCGGAACTACAACTGCTAATTTTATCTCTGAAAATCCAGATTTTTTGCACGGGATATTTAAGCAATGGACCGTCGAAGATACCATCGTTTTTTTTGAAGCATACGGCATTAAAGGACAGGAAAAGACCTTAGGACAACTGTTTCCCGAAACCAATAAAGCCAAAGATATCGTTGCGATATTTTCGAAAATTCTTTATGAAACTGAACAGGATATAGCGCTCAATACGCTTGTGAAATCCGTGGAAAAGAGCGCCAATGGATTTATCGTTCAAGTAGAGAATTCAAAAGGAGAGTATCGGTATGAAACTAAGAAACTGGTGATTGCCTCGGGAGGACTGCCGGTTCAAAAACTAGGCGCTTCTGATTTTGGATTGCGTGTTGCAAAGCAATTTGGACTAGAAATTGTGAAAACGGCTCCAGCACTGGTACCATTGACAATTACCGGTAAAGATGCGGATTGGTATACTTCTCTGGCCGGCAATTCGGTATTTTCGAAAGTCTCCACAGCCAATATGTCTTTTGAAGAGAATATATTGTTTACGCACTGGGGGTTGAGCGGTCCAGCAATTCTTCAGATATCAAGCTATTGGAAACCGGGACAGGAGATTACGATAGACTTGCTCCCCAATTTTAATCTGGAGCAGTTGATCAAAGAAGAGCGGCAGCAGGGCGGGAAGCGATTGGTCTCACAATTGCTGAATGACTATTTTAGTCGAAAGCTGGTGGATGCGCTTGGCAAATTCCTCACATTGGATATCAAAATAGCATCTTTAAGCAAAGCTGACGCTAAGTCGATTGTAGATACGGTTCATCGTTTTAAGGTCAAGCCCGCAGGTGATAAGGGCTATGATAAAGCCGAGGTGATGCGTGGGGGTGTTGCTACGGCGGAACTGCGGGGCAAAACATTAGAATCCAAGAAAATACCCGGTCTTTATTTTGGAGGTGAGACTGTCGATGTGACGGGCTGGCTTGGCGGATATAATTTCCAATGGGCCTGGGCAAGTGGTTATGCGATTGCGCAAGCTATTTAG
- the glpK gene encoding glycerol kinase GlpK gives MEQQYILAMDQGTTSSRAIIFDKDRNIVSIAQKEFTQIFPHPGWVEHDPHEIWSTQAGVTAEATTKAGLNGKNIAAIGITNQRETIVVWEKESGRPIYNAIVWQDKRTADYCDELRKSGKHEMIQKKTGLILDPYFSATKIKWILDHVDGAREKAKNGELICGTIDTWLVWNLTRGDVHITDVTNASRTLLFNIHTMDWDTELLELFDIPASMLPEVKESSEIYGESRTTIFAHKVRIAGIAGDQQAALFGQQCIEKGMVKNTYGTGCFMLMNIGDKPIMSKNNLLTTVAWKINGKTEYALEGSIFIGGALVQWLRDNLNIIYKSADIEQLALSEKDNGGVTFIPTFAGLGAPYWNARAQGTIFGLTRATTNGHIARASLEAISLQTRDVLQAMEADSGIPIKELRVDGGATANNLLMQIQANVLDSNVIRPKITETTALGAAYLAGLAVGFWKNEEELSKFWAQDRLFEPEKEQEEQTQKIIKQWTKGVKALQFWTEN, from the coding sequence ATGGAACAACAATACATCTTGGCGATGGATCAGGGTACGACAAGCTCCAGAGCCATTATTTTTGATAAGGACAGAAATATCGTTTCAATTGCGCAAAAAGAATTTACACAAATATTTCCACATCCAGGATGGGTGGAACATGACCCGCATGAAATCTGGTCCACGCAGGCAGGCGTCACTGCCGAAGCCACAACGAAAGCCGGTCTAAACGGCAAAAATATCGCTGCCATCGGGATAACCAATCAACGGGAAACAATTGTTGTATGGGAAAAAGAAAGCGGTAGACCAATCTATAATGCTATTGTATGGCAAGATAAGCGCACAGCAGATTACTGTGACGAGCTCCGTAAATCTGGCAAACATGAAATGATACAGAAAAAAACGGGACTCATCCTTGACCCTTATTTTTCAGCAACAAAAATAAAGTGGATTCTTGATCATGTGGACGGAGCGAGAGAAAAAGCAAAAAACGGAGAGCTGATCTGTGGCACGATTGATACCTGGCTAGTATGGAATCTGACGCGCGGTGATGTCCATATTACCGATGTTACCAATGCTTCCCGTACACTTTTATTCAATATACATACGATGGATTGGGACACGGAGCTTCTTGAATTATTCGACATTCCGGCTTCCATGTTACCCGAAGTTAAGGAAAGTAGCGAAATATATGGTGAGTCTAGAACAACGATTTTCGCTCATAAAGTTAGAATAGCGGGGATTGCAGGAGATCAGCAAGCAGCTCTTTTCGGTCAGCAATGCATAGAAAAGGGAATGGTAAAAAACACTTACGGTACAGGGTGTTTTATGTTAATGAATATTGGTGATAAGCCAATCATGTCCAAAAACAATTTATTGACAACTGTAGCCTGGAAGATCAACGGAAAGACAGAATACGCATTAGAGGGAAGTATATTTATTGGTGGTGCATTGGTCCAATGGTTACGGGACAACCTTAATATTATCTATAAATCTGCAGATATTGAACAATTGGCACTTTCCGAAAAAGATAATGGCGGAGTGACATTTATCCCAACTTTCGCTGGACTGGGGGCTCCTTACTGGAACGCCAGAGCTCAAGGTACTATATTTGGATTAACGCGAGCTACAACAAATGGACATATTGCGAGAGCTTCACTAGAGGCTATTTCGCTCCAAACAAGAGATGTTTTACAGGCAATGGAAGCTGACAGTGGAATACCTATCAAGGAACTGCGTGTGGACGGTGGAGCAACGGCAAACAACCTTTTAATGCAGATCCAAGCAAATGTACTGGACAGCAATGTCATCAGGCCCAAAATTACTGAAACAACAGCATTGGGGGCAGCCTACCTAGCAGGACTGGCTGTTGGCTTCTGGAAAAATGAAGAAGAACTTTCAAAATTCTGGGCACAAGACCGTCTCTTTGAACCCGAAAAAGAACAAGAAGAACAGACCCAGAAAATTATTAAACAATGGACCAAAGGCGTTAAAGCATTACAATTCTGGACAGAAAACTAA
- the argS gene encoding arginine--tRNA ligase, which yields MANSIQRRLVEVTVQAVKELYNADILEHQIALQATRKEFEGQITIVTFPVTRFSKSSPEQTGAAIGTYLQQHITEISDFNVIKGFLNIVLSDDYWVSLLNETIVAKDFGIFPANGKKLMVEYSSPNTNKPLHLGHIRNNLLGYSVAEILKAYGYEVIKANLVNDRGIHICKSMLAWQKFGAGETPESTGMKGDHLVGKYYVVFDKEYKKEIEALKAEGQLEDEAKKNAPLMKEAQSMLQKWEAGDEEVITLWKTMNSWVYAGFEKTYKQLGVDFDKYYYESNTYLLGKDIIQEGLDKGVFFKKEDNSVWIDLTDEGLDQKLVLRGDGTSVYITQDLGTAQLKYDEFKMSESIYVVGNEQDYHFKVLFLILKKLGKSWADGLFHLSYGMVDLPSGKMKSREGTVVDADDLMAEMLKTAQERTEELGKTEGLAEDAKATLYNTIGMGALKYFLLKVDPKKRLLFDPNESVDFQGHTGPFIQYTHARIKSVLSKAEFDANNPVSVLTSISSYERDLIQQLGAFPETIEASAQEFSPAQLANYIYEVAKLYNKFYHEESILKAEANDVKNFRLHLSAAAAKVIAKGMGLLGICVPERM from the coding sequence ATGGCAAATTCTATTCAAAGGCGACTTGTTGAAGTCACTGTACAGGCTGTTAAGGAGCTTTACAATGCAGATATTTTAGAACATCAAATTGCTTTACAAGCGACTCGAAAGGAGTTTGAAGGGCAAATTACAATCGTAACTTTTCCCGTAACTCGCTTTTCGAAATCGTCTCCAGAGCAGACAGGTGCAGCGATCGGTACCTATTTGCAACAGCATATTACTGAAATATCGGACTTCAATGTGATAAAAGGCTTTTTGAATATTGTGCTTTCCGACGACTATTGGGTCTCCTTGTTGAATGAAACGATTGTTGCCAAAGATTTTGGTATTTTCCCAGCGAATGGAAAGAAGTTGATGGTTGAATATTCTTCGCCAAATACCAATAAACCATTGCATTTGGGGCATATACGAAATAATCTGTTAGGTTATTCCGTTGCTGAAATCTTGAAAGCTTATGGTTACGAAGTCATCAAGGCAAATTTGGTGAACGATCGTGGTATACATATTTGTAAATCCATGCTGGCTTGGCAGAAATTCGGTGCTGGAGAGACTCCCGAATCTACTGGAATGAAAGGCGACCACCTTGTGGGGAAATATTATGTAGTCTTCGATAAGGAGTATAAGAAAGAAATTGAAGCATTGAAAGCTGAAGGGCAGTTAGAAGATGAAGCAAAAAAGAATGCTCCACTGATGAAAGAGGCTCAGTCTATGCTTCAAAAATGGGAGGCAGGAGACGAAGAGGTTATTACGCTTTGGAAAACCATGAACAGCTGGGTCTACGCTGGTTTTGAAAAAACCTACAAGCAATTGGGCGTAGACTTTGATAAATATTATTACGAATCCAATACCTATCTTTTAGGGAAAGATATTATTCAGGAAGGATTGGACAAAGGTGTTTTCTTTAAGAAAGAAGACAACTCCGTTTGGATAGATCTGACAGATGAAGGACTGGACCAAAAATTGGTGCTCCGTGGAGATGGTACCTCAGTTTATATTACACAGGATTTAGGTACTGCGCAGCTTAAATATGATGAGTTCAAAATGAGTGAATCCATTTACGTTGTTGGTAATGAACAGGATTACCATTTCAAGGTATTGTTTTTGATCCTCAAAAAACTAGGTAAATCATGGGCTGACGGTTTGTTCCACTTATCTTATGGTATGGTTGACTTACCTTCCGGTAAAATGAAGTCGCGTGAAGGAACGGTGGTGGACGCTGACGATTTAATGGCTGAAATGCTTAAAACAGCACAGGAGCGTACGGAAGAACTTGGGAAAACCGAAGGTTTGGCTGAAGATGCCAAGGCTACACTTTATAATACTATTGGGATGGGGGCATTGAAGTACTTTTTATTAAAAGTAGATCCCAAGAAACGTCTATTGTTTGATCCAAACGAATCTGTAGATTTTCAGGGACATACTGGACCTTTTATCCAATACACACATGCACGTATCAAGTCTGTTTTGAGTAAGGCTGAATTTGATGCCAATAACCCTGTTTCAGTACTGACATCCATTTCATCTTATGAACGTGATCTGATTCAACAGTTGGGAGCATTTCCTGAAACGATTGAGGCATCTGCACAGGAATTTAGTCCGGCGCAATTGGCAAATTATATTTACGAGGTTGCCAAGTTATATAATAAATTTTATCACGAAGAGAGCATATTGAAAGCCGAGGCCAATGATGTAAAGAATTTTAGATTACATCTTTCCGCTGCTGCAGCGAAAGTTATCGCCAAGGGAATGGGTTTGTTGGGTATATGTGTGCCAGAAAGAATGTAA
- a CDS encoding oxidoreductase, protein MRKIRVGLIGFGISGQVFHAPVMRSVAALELVKVTARKAEQQVLLKERFPQAEIALSADEIFADDTIELVVVATSNDMHYPMAKRALEAGKHVVVEKPFTNTVEQADELIALAKEMNLVLAPYHNLRFTSDFRTLVKIIKGGRLGRIVNLESRFDRFRNYLRPNAWREENLPGSGIFYDLGPHLIDQALQLFGKPNAVFADLAVQRDHAKTIDNFDCILYYDNLRVSLKGSMLAKEPTPRYRLFGMNGNFVKNGVDPQEALLRDGKFPDEDPNWGEEDPSIYGKLNIVEDGRDVEEIIASERGSYPDFYQNVADTILGQATLIASPDQARDVIRIIELGYQSQSERRVISTEDQLIAY, encoded by the coding sequence ATGAGGAAGATTCGTGTTGGCCTTATAGGCTTTGGTATTTCGGGACAGGTTTTTCATGCTCCTGTCATGCGTTCGGTTGCGGCATTGGAACTTGTAAAGGTTACTGCGCGTAAGGCTGAGCAGCAGGTGTTATTGAAAGAGCGTTTTCCGCAAGCGGAAATTGCACTGTCTGCTGATGAAATTTTTGCCGATGATACGATCGAGTTGGTCGTGGTTGCTACTTCTAACGATATGCATTATCCAATGGCAAAACGTGCTTTAGAGGCAGGAAAACATGTCGTTGTTGAAAAACCGTTTACAAATACTGTAGAACAAGCAGATGAGTTGATCGCCTTGGCGAAAGAAATGAATTTGGTGCTTGCTCCTTATCATAATTTGAGATTTACTTCGGATTTCCGTACACTCGTGAAAATCATAAAAGGTGGACGATTGGGAAGGATCGTAAATCTGGAATCGAGATTTGACCGTTTCCGGAATTATTTGCGGCCAAATGCTTGGCGTGAGGAAAATCTGCCTGGATCGGGTATATTTTACGATTTAGGCCCACATCTGATCGATCAGGCTTTGCAGTTATTTGGAAAGCCGAATGCTGTATTTGCAGATCTCGCTGTACAACGTGATCATGCAAAGACCATTGACAATTTTGACTGTATCTTGTATTACGATAACCTGAGAGTTTCGCTAAAAGGATCGATGCTTGCGAAAGAACCGACCCCACGATATCGCCTCTTTGGTATGAATGGCAATTTTGTGAAAAATGGCGTTGATCCCCAGGAAGCATTATTGCGGGACGGTAAGTTCCCCGATGAAGACCCAAATTGGGGTGAAGAGGATCCAAGTATTTATGGTAAACTAAACATTGTCGAAGATGGTAGAGATGTAGAGGAAATCATTGCATCGGAACGTGGATCATATCCTGATTTTTATCAAAATGTTGCGGATACTATTTTAGGTCAAGCTACTTTAATAGCTTCACCGGATCAGGCGCGAGATGTGATTCGTATCATCGAACTCGGCTACCAGAGTCAATCAGAACGACGCGTCATTTCAACTGAAGATCAATTGATTGCTTATTAA
- a CDS encoding WYL domain-containing protein codes for MALNKLALIRYKTIDNCLRLRHRKWTLEDLMEKVSDALYEFEGIKNGISKRTVQGDIQLMRSNKLGYNAPIVVTHRKFYTYEDPNYSISNSPISVGDMQKMKEAVEVLKHVSGFSSFDEMSDIVARLEDSIHTKKDNQPSIIQMESNNLLKGLSFISQLHQAIREKTPLLIGYQSFKALQKQDLVFSPYLLKEYRNRWFLIGHHRKSEGLMTLALDRIETIEEMGKNSYKEYTGIDFERYFSDTIGVSKTHKDRGHRVILEINARNAPYVETKPIHPSQQILDKKDDGSLLIRIDVVLNFELEREILGFGEAIKVIAPRNLQSRIRQRLVAAAQLYPDRSEKSSDSV; via the coding sequence ATGGCATTAAACAAACTAGCACTGATCCGTTACAAAACAATAGATAACTGTCTTCGGTTAAGACATCGTAAGTGGACTTTAGAAGATTTAATGGAAAAGGTTTCTGATGCTCTTTATGAATTTGAAGGCATCAAAAATGGCATTAGTAAACGCACTGTTCAGGGCGATATACAGTTGATGCGAAGTAATAAATTAGGTTATAATGCGCCTATTGTTGTCACACATCGTAAGTTTTATACTTACGAAGATCCAAACTATAGTATAAGCAACTCGCCTATTTCGGTCGGCGATATGCAAAAAATGAAGGAAGCTGTAGAGGTCTTAAAACATGTCAGCGGCTTTTCGAGTTTTGATGAAATGAGCGATATTGTCGCACGCCTTGAGGATAGTATTCATACTAAAAAAGATAATCAACCTTCCATTATCCAAATGGAGAGCAATAATCTTTTGAAAGGCTTATCATTTATTAGCCAGCTCCATCAGGCTATTCGTGAAAAAACACCACTTCTAATAGGCTATCAATCTTTTAAAGCACTACAAAAACAAGATCTGGTATTCTCCCCCTACCTATTAAAAGAATATCGTAACCGTTGGTTTCTCATTGGACACCACAGAAAAAGCGAGGGATTAATGACACTTGCTTTAGATCGGATCGAAACGATAGAGGAAATGGGGAAAAATTCGTATAAAGAATATACAGGGATAGATTTTGAACGCTACTTTTCCGACACGATCGGTGTCTCAAAAACACATAAAGATCGTGGCCATCGTGTTATTCTGGAAATAAATGCAAGAAACGCTCCTTATGTAGAAACCAAGCCTATCCATCCTTCTCAGCAGATCCTGGATAAAAAAGACGACGGCTCCCTCTTAATTCGTATTGATGTTGTCCTGAACTTTGAACTGGAACGGGAAATTTTAGGATTTGGTGAAGCGATCAAAGTAATTGCTCCACGCAATTTACAAAGTCGGATAAGGCAACGTTTGGTTGCAGCAGCTCAATTATATCCTGATCGGTCGGAAAAGTCATCTGATTCTGTATAG
- a CDS encoding thioredoxin family protein — translation MRRIKLLFFGIGVFLGSQFVHSSVVAQEVSKTQKELSKPYNPEADAQKDIDGLLQLAKKEKKNIVIQAGGNWCVWCLRFNDYIHKTASVDKLLKSRFLYYHLNYSKENKNEAVFQKYAPEGSKLGYPFFIILDKNGKTLHVQESGSLEKDKSYDEEKVLKFFNAWVAK, via the coding sequence ATGAGAAGGATTAAATTATTGTTTTTTGGAATTGGCGTATTCTTGGGAAGCCAATTCGTACATTCAAGTGTAGTCGCTCAGGAAGTTTCAAAAACTCAGAAAGAGCTTTCAAAGCCTTATAACCCAGAAGCGGACGCGCAAAAAGATATCGACGGCCTTCTGCAATTGGCTAAGAAGGAAAAAAAGAATATCGTTATTCAAGCAGGGGGGAATTGGTGTGTATGGTGTCTGCGGTTTAATGATTATATCCATAAAACGGCGAGCGTAGACAAATTGTTGAAAAGTCGTTTTCTCTATTATCACCTAAATTATTCGAAAGAGAATAAGAATGAGGCGGTTTTTCAAAAGTATGCACCTGAAGGTAGTAAATTAGGTTATCCGTTTTTTATCATATTGGATAAAAATGGAAAGACACTTCATGTACAGGAAAGTGGCAGTCTGGAAAAGGACAAAAGCTATGACGAAGAAAAGGTATTGAAATTTTTCAATGCCTGGGTGGCGAAATAG
- a CDS encoding arginine decarboxylase translates to MQSYQEFLDLSVGFPQDGFEIIDDELYFHDLNLMEMIETYGTPLRFTYLPIVSKKIQQAKILFQTAILKHNYRGSYKYCYCTKSSHFKHIVEEALKNDIHLETSSAFDMPMIDSLERQGTVTKDITVICNGFKTYQYKQYIVDMIHDGYKNIIPVLDNKEEFNLYDDEIELDEPCALGIRIASEEQPDSQFYTSRLGIRQEDVVEFYNNKIADNPNFKVKLLHFFINSGISDTPYYWNELEKYVTLYCKFKKINPDLDTLDIGGGMPFKDSLVHDFDYEYMVNEIVNRIKQICAHHEVMEPDIITEFGKYTVAEASGILYKVLGRKQQNDRERWFMIDGSFITNLPDVWALNQKYILLPINNWDSEYERVNLGGITCDGQDYYNQEAHMNSVFMPKTRKVQYLGFFHTGAYQDVLSGYGGIHHCLLPSPKHVLVRRNRDETFNYEVFGEEQNSKQVMKLLGYQ, encoded by the coding sequence ATGCAGAGCTATCAGGAATTTCTTGACTTAAGTGTTGGTTTTCCGCAAGACGGATTCGAAATCATCGACGACGAATTGTATTTCCACGATTTGAATTTAATGGAAATGATAGAAACGTACGGTACGCCGTTACGTTTTACTTATTTGCCTATCGTCAGCAAAAAAATTCAACAAGCGAAAATCTTGTTTCAGACCGCTATTCTGAAGCATAACTATCGTGGATCTTACAAATACTGTTATTGCACCAAATCTTCCCATTTCAAGCACATCGTAGAAGAAGCCTTGAAAAATGACATCCACCTTGAAACTTCGTCTGCATTTGACATGCCGATGATTGATTCACTGGAGAGACAAGGTACCGTGACAAAAGACATCACAGTCATCTGTAATGGATTTAAAACCTATCAGTACAAACAGTATATTGTTGATATGATCCATGATGGATATAAAAATATTATACCGGTATTAGACAACAAAGAAGAATTCAACCTCTATGATGATGAAATTGAATTGGATGAACCTTGTGCTCTGGGTATCCGTATAGCTTCAGAGGAACAACCAGATTCCCAATTTTATACATCACGACTGGGCATTCGCCAAGAAGATGTTGTAGAATTCTATAACAACAAAATAGCGGACAATCCCAACTTCAAAGTAAAACTACTTCACTTCTTTATCAATTCAGGTATATCAGACACGCCATATTACTGGAATGAGCTAGAGAAATACGTTACCCTCTATTGTAAATTCAAAAAGATAAATCCTGATTTAGATACTTTAGATATCGGTGGTGGAATGCCTTTTAAAGACTCATTGGTACACGATTTTGATTATGAATACATGGTCAACGAAATCGTCAATCGGATCAAACAGATCTGTGCACACCATGAAGTGATGGAACCAGATATCATTACAGAATTTGGCAAATACACAGTAGCTGAAGCATCGGGTATCCTATATAAAGTACTCGGACGTAAGCAACAAAATGACCGCGAGCGTTGGTTTATGATTGATGGATCTTTTATAACAAATTTGCCAGATGTCTGGGCTTTAAACCAAAAATACATCCTATTACCAATCAACAATTGGGATTCGGAGTACGAACGCGTCAATTTGGGTGGAATCACCTGCGATGGTCAAGATTATTACAACCAGGAAGCACATATGAACTCTGTTTTTATGCCTAAAACACGTAAAGTACAATATTTGGGATTCTTCCATACTGGAGCTTACCAAGATGTATTGAGTGGATACGGCGGAATTCATCATTGCCTACTTCCTTCACCTAAACATGTATTGGTGCGCAGAAATAGAGATGAGACTTTCAATTACGAAGTATTTGGAGAGGAACAAAATTCCAAACAAGTCATGAAGCTATTGGGTTATCAATAA
- a CDS encoding glycerol-3-phosphate dehydrogenase/oxidase → MKQEEFKRSKLIERIKDTSEWDVIVIGGGASGLGVALDALSRGFKTILLEQVDFAKGTSSKATKLVHGGVRYLAQGDISLVREALHERGLLQQNAPHLVKNQSFVIPNYSWFDGPFYTIGMKIYDFLAGKLSLGKSIHINKEETQRRISTVRTKGLYGGVVYQDGQFDDSRLAINVAQTCIQMGGVALNYMRVTNLTKNGAGKVNGVIAQDTDTGEVFTIQGKAIINATGIFVDDILKMDKPEAKQMVRPSQGVHLVFDKSFLPGDDAIMIPKTDDGRVLFLVPWHNRVIAGTTDTPIDEHSLEPIALEKEIEFILKTAGRYLTKQPTRQDALAVFAGLRPLAAPTGNSNKTKEISRSHKVIVSDSNLLTLTGGKWTTFRRMGQDTVDKAIKIGCLPKKESTSATQKIYSAIPTTDRSNHMYIYGSDQEAIHALEQENPVWGEKLVEHLEFKKAEVLWAVRNELAQTVEDVLSRRVRILFLDAKAAIIAAPEVARILAQELGKDENWQKKQIENFEKVAKNYILN, encoded by the coding sequence ATGAAACAAGAAGAATTCAAAAGGTCAAAATTAATAGAAAGAATAAAAGACACAAGCGAGTGGGATGTTATTGTCATAGGAGGCGGAGCAAGTGGCTTGGGTGTTGCATTGGATGCATTGAGCAGAGGATTCAAAACTATATTATTAGAACAGGTTGATTTTGCGAAAGGTACCTCGAGCAAAGCGACAAAACTCGTTCACGGTGGTGTCCGCTATCTCGCTCAGGGCGATATATCTCTTGTTAGAGAAGCACTTCATGAGAGAGGGCTCCTACAGCAAAACGCCCCCCATCTAGTTAAAAATCAATCCTTCGTGATCCCTAATTACAGCTGGTTTGACGGCCCCTTCTATACCATAGGCATGAAAATATACGATTTCTTAGCTGGTAAATTGAGTTTAGGAAAATCTATACATATTAATAAGGAGGAAACCCAACGCAGAATCAGCACAGTAAGAACAAAGGGATTATATGGCGGAGTTGTCTATCAGGATGGTCAATTCGACGACTCAAGACTCGCTATCAATGTAGCGCAGACCTGTATTCAAATGGGCGGCGTAGCACTTAATTATATGCGGGTAACTAATCTAACCAAAAACGGCGCAGGTAAAGTTAATGGTGTTATCGCGCAAGATACTGATACTGGAGAAGTTTTCACAATTCAGGGTAAAGCCATTATCAATGCAACGGGGATCTTTGTTGATGATATACTCAAAATGGATAAGCCCGAAGCAAAACAAATGGTTAGACCAAGCCAGGGTGTACACCTTGTTTTTGATAAATCTTTTCTTCCTGGGGACGACGCAATCATGATCCCAAAAACAGATGATGGTCGCGTTCTTTTTCTTGTCCCTTGGCACAATCGCGTCATCGCAGGAACTACAGATACGCCGATCGATGAACACAGTCTGGAACCGATAGCACTAGAGAAAGAGATCGAATTTATCTTAAAAACTGCTGGCCGTTACCTCACTAAACAACCAACCCGTCAGGATGCATTAGCTGTATTTGCCGGTCTTCGACCGTTGGCGGCTCCAACAGGAAATTCCAACAAAACCAAAGAAATCTCCCGAAGTCATAAAGTAATCGTCAGCGACTCAAATTTACTAACTTTGACTGGAGGAAAATGGACTACCTTTCGCCGAATGGGACAAGACACCGTTGATAAAGCAATTAAAATTGGCTGTTTACCAAAAAAGGAAAGTACCTCGGCAACACAAAAAATCTATAGCGCCATTCCGACCACCGATAGAAGTAACCACATGTATATTTATGGCTCCGACCAGGAGGCAATTCATGCGCTTGAACAAGAAAATCCGGTATGGGGTGAAAAATTAGTCGAACACCTGGAATTTAAAAAAGCAGAGGTACTATGGGCAGTGCGCAACGAACTCGCGCAGACCGTTGAAGATGTACTTTCACGCCGTGTACGCATCCTATTCCTTGATGCAAAAGCAGCAATTATCGCTGCACCCGAAGTCGCCAGAATACTCGCTCAAGAATTAGGTAAAGACGAAAACTGGCAAAAAAAACAAATAGAAAATTTCGAGAAAGTTGCAAAAAATTATATCTTAAACTAA